In one Flavobacteriales bacterium genomic region, the following are encoded:
- a CDS encoding response regulator transcription factor produces MASIKLLLADHGELALLALRAVFEAVPGVEVAGSARDGISLQALLVRHRPDVVLIDHTSDGFAARDIREGLKRAPRARFVAISHAPSSLAIMNAVRAGATSYVKKDCDLKEIIDAVSTAAKGQRFFCGKVLETLRRAGHDAARFAEEPLSCAPVILSDRECEIIGLIAEGNSYTRIAERLHLSAHTITTHRRNIMQKLGVNSTAAIVLYAVRNGLASPNHFLFNAGR; encoded by the coding sequence ATGGCGTCCATCAAGCTCCTCTTGGCCGATCATGGCGAGTTGGCCCTGCTGGCCCTGCGCGCGGTCTTCGAAGCCGTGCCCGGTGTGGAGGTCGCGGGCAGCGCGCGGGACGGTATCTCACTTCAGGCGCTGCTGGTCCGGCATCGCCCGGACGTGGTGCTGATCGACCATACCTCGGACGGCTTCGCGGCCCGGGATATCCGGGAGGGCCTCAAGCGCGCGCCCCGCGCACGGTTCGTGGCCATCTCGCACGCGCCCTCCTCCTTGGCGATCATGAATGCCGTGAGGGCCGGGGCCACCAGCTACGTGAAGAAGGACTGCGACCTCAAGGAGATCATCGACGCCGTCTCCACTGCGGCGAAGGGGCAGCGGTTCTTCTGCGGCAAGGTGCTGGAGACCCTGCGCCGCGCAGGCCATGATGCGGCCCGCTTCGCCGAGGAGCCGCTCTCGTGCGCTCCGGTCATCCTCAGCGACCGGGAATGCGAGATCATCGGGCTCATTGCAGAGGGCAACTCCTATACACGCATCGCCGAACGCCTTCACCTCAGTGCGCATACGATCACCACGCACCGCAGGAACATCATGCAGAAGCTGGGCGTGAACAGCACGGCTGCCATCGTGCTCTATGCGGTGCGCAACGGGTTGGCCAGCCCGAACCACTTCCTCTTCAACGCCGGTCGCTAG
- the aroC gene encoding chorismate synthase, whose amino-acid sequence MAGNSIGQVLRLTTFGESHGAAIGGVLDGYPADAAPDLDAVQEELDRRRPGGNRLGTSRMEADRVEWLSGLFEGRTMGTPIAFLIRNADQRSGDYDALREVYRPGHADRAWELKFGVRDHRGGGRSSARVTAACVAAGALARQLIGREGVTVEAFVSAVGNLALEATPADLSQRWRNEARCPDGALADRMAELIEAVRAAGDSVGGVVTCIIRGLPAGLGEPVFDRLDADLAKAMIGINAVKGFQMGKGFAAAALRGSQHNREPQGGVLGGISDGGLLRFDVAFKPPATIAQAQQTVNRAGDTVVLEAKGRHDPCVVPRAVPIVEAMACLVLGDHLLRQRLSRV is encoded by the coding sequence ATGGCAGGCAATTCCATCGGGCAGGTCCTTCGGCTGACCACTTTCGGCGAGAGCCATGGCGCGGCCATCGGCGGTGTCCTTGACGGCTATCCGGCGGATGCGGCACCGGACCTGGACGCGGTTCAAGAGGAGCTGGACCGGCGACGGCCCGGAGGCAATCGGCTGGGCACGTCCCGCATGGAGGCCGACCGGGTGGAATGGCTCAGCGGGCTGTTCGAAGGGCGCACAATGGGCACGCCCATCGCCTTCCTCATCCGCAACGCCGATCAGCGCAGCGGCGACTACGATGCCCTGCGAGAGGTGTACCGTCCGGGGCATGCCGACCGTGCGTGGGAGCTCAAGTTCGGGGTGCGCGACCACCGCGGCGGCGGCCGCAGCAGCGCGCGCGTAACGGCCGCCTGCGTGGCTGCGGGCGCGCTGGCCCGGCAGCTGATCGGCCGGGAGGGCGTCACCGTGGAGGCCTTTGTCAGCGCCGTCGGGAATCTGGCGCTGGAGGCCACCCCGGCCGATCTATCCCAGCGGTGGAGGAATGAAGCGCGTTGTCCTGATGGCGCGCTGGCCGACCGCATGGCCGAGCTGATCGAGGCGGTGCGCGCGGCGGGCGACAGCGTCGGGGGCGTGGTCACCTGCATCATCCGGGGGCTTCCCGCCGGCCTCGGCGAGCCGGTGTTCGACCGGCTCGATGCCGACCTGGCCAAGGCCATGATCGGGATCAACGCGGTCAAGGGCTTCCAGATGGGCAAAGGCTTCGCGGCAGCCGCGCTGCGCGGTTCGCAGCACAACCGGGAGCCGCAAGGGGGGGTGCTGGGCGGCATCAGCGATGGCGGCCTGCTGCGATTCGATGTGGCCTTCAAGCCACCGGCCACCATCGCCCAAGCCCAGCAGACGGTGAACCGGGCGGGCGACACGGTGGTGCTGGAGGCCAAGGGGCGCCATGATCCCTGCGTGGTGCCCCGGGCTGTGCCCATCGTGGAGGCCATGGCCTGCCTGGTGCTCGGCGATCACCTGCTGCGGCAACGGCTCTCGCGGGTCTGA
- a CDS encoding patatin-like phospholipase family protein yields the protein MNARLTFRQWWRRLVYFFPFQLLLLHLKKNHLLLLAWVLLFAYVTESLGVKYGIPYLFLFPEYFGRVDLLSHVITGFALGGFITAFNLYSYAMHGYRFPFIATIARPFLKFNVNNAVIPAVFTLTYLICAARFQFTQELLPAPRVALHLLGLLSGMGLFLGIALVYFTRTNTDIVKLLGKAPEEYRPEEPLMDILGPHHDAPPQRPSERRRAMRWLKRQQRSEKWRVETYLTPRLRVMLARSSAHYDQDLLRDVLWQNHINGSIFEVVVVLTFILLGAFSDVPFFALPAGAIAFLLLTMALMLISALFSWLQGWTGTLILLAILTLHLLSHRTDRFLYDTHAYGLDYDAPPTAYDQAGITRMANDTLAAQADAQAMRATLDQWLANNRRHADASGKPKLVIVNTSGGGLRSMLWSFRCLQAADSMLGGDLMERAALITGSSGGLIGAAYYRQLYFADRANGTDQRFDPALVREVSTDMLNPVAFSFATNDMFIRYRTIQDGHRRYTLDRATAFERRLSANTRGLLDIRLGRMAQPEREARVPLLVAAPVSINDGRRLVISALPAAHLTSIRPDADLVVNSQAESIEFRRLFADHDPDSLRLTSMLRMSASFPYITPVTTLPSAPAMRVMDAGARDNYGYRTTLAFLHAFRDWIAEHTSGVVVLQLRDTQKELEVHPSSSSLLGRVLDPIGSVYDNFVRMQDQDYDLMLRLHDPEGGAPLEVIDVQLWHGAEERISLSWHLTRVERERVLRTVGSPVNRRAFQRLTEALAGAAPAIADASGPAH from the coding sequence ATGAACGCCCGCCTCACCTTCCGCCAGTGGTGGCGCCGCTTGGTCTACTTCTTCCCGTTCCAGCTGCTGCTGCTGCACCTGAAGAAGAACCACTTGCTGTTGCTGGCCTGGGTGCTGCTCTTCGCCTATGTGACCGAGAGCCTGGGCGTGAAGTACGGCATCCCCTACCTCTTCCTGTTCCCCGAGTACTTCGGGCGAGTCGACCTCCTTTCCCACGTGATCACGGGCTTCGCGCTGGGCGGGTTCATCACCGCCTTCAACCTATACAGCTACGCGATGCATGGCTATCGGTTCCCTTTCATCGCCACCATCGCGCGCCCTTTCCTGAAGTTCAACGTCAATAACGCCGTCATCCCGGCGGTCTTCACCCTCACCTACCTCATCTGCGCCGCGCGGTTCCAGTTCACACAGGAACTGCTGCCGGCCCCGCGCGTGGCCCTCCATCTCCTAGGCCTGCTCTCGGGCATGGGGCTCTTCCTGGGGATTGCGCTGGTCTACTTCACCCGCACCAACACCGACATCGTGAAGCTGCTCGGCAAGGCGCCGGAGGAGTATCGGCCCGAAGAGCCCTTGATGGACATCCTCGGTCCCCACCATGATGCCCCGCCGCAGAGGCCCAGCGAGCGCCGCCGGGCCATGCGCTGGTTGAAGCGGCAGCAGCGCAGCGAGAAGTGGCGGGTGGAGACCTACCTCACCCCCCGGCTGCGGGTCATGCTGGCACGCAGCAGCGCGCACTACGACCAGGACCTGCTGCGGGACGTGCTGTGGCAGAACCACATCAACGGGTCCATCTTCGAGGTGGTGGTGGTGCTCACCTTCATCCTGTTGGGCGCTTTCAGCGATGTGCCCTTCTTCGCCCTGCCCGCCGGCGCCATCGCCTTCCTTCTGCTCACCATGGCCCTCATGCTCATCAGCGCTCTCTTCAGCTGGCTGCAGGGATGGACAGGCACCCTGATACTGCTCGCCATTCTCACCCTGCACCTGCTCAGCCATCGCACGGATCGCTTCCTCTACGACACGCACGCCTACGGGCTCGACTATGATGCCCCGCCGACCGCCTACGACCAGGCCGGCATCACGCGCATGGCCAACGACACGCTGGCCGCCCAGGCCGATGCGCAGGCGATGCGCGCCACACTGGACCAGTGGCTGGCGAACAACCGCCGCCATGCCGATGCCAGCGGCAAACCGAAGCTGGTTATCGTCAATACGAGCGGCGGGGGCCTGCGCAGCATGCTCTGGAGCTTCCGATGCCTGCAGGCCGCTGACAGCATGCTCGGAGGCGACCTCATGGAGCGCGCTGCGCTCATCACGGGATCTTCGGGCGGGCTAATCGGCGCCGCCTACTACCGCCAGCTGTACTTCGCTGACCGCGCCAATGGCACCGATCAGCGCTTCGATCCGGCCTTGGTGCGCGAAGTGTCCACAGACATGCTGAATCCGGTGGCGTTCAGCTTCGCAACCAACGATATGTTCATCCGCTACCGCACGATTCAGGATGGGCACCGCCGCTATACGCTCGACCGCGCCACGGCCTTCGAGCGCCGGCTCAGCGCCAACACGCGGGGGCTGCTCGACATCCGGCTCGGGCGGATGGCTCAGCCCGAGCGCGAGGCCCGGGTGCCGTTGCTCGTGGCTGCGCCGGTCAGCATCAATGATGGCCGGCGGCTGGTGATCTCTGCACTGCCGGCGGCACACCTCACCTCAATCCGGCCCGATGCGGACCTGGTCGTGAACAGCCAGGCTGAATCCATCGAATTCCGCCGCCTGTTCGCCGACCACGATCCGGACAGCCTGCGCCTCACGAGCATGCTCCGGATGAGCGCGAGCTTCCCGTACATCACGCCCGTGACGACACTGCCCAGCGCACCGGCCATGCGGGTGATGGATGCCGGTGCCCGCGATAACTACGGGTACCGGACCACTTTGGCGTTCCTGCATGCCTTCCGCGACTGGATCGCCGAGCACACCAGCGGCGTGGTGGTGCTGCAGCTACGTGACACGCAGAAGGAACTGGAGGTCCACCCAAGCAGCTCATCCCTGCTGGGGCGCGTGCTCGACCCCATCGGCAGCGTGTACGACAACTTCGTGAGGATGCAGGACCAGGACTATGACCTCATGCTCCGCCTGCACGATCCGGAGGGCGGTGCACCGCTGGAGGTGATCGATGTGCAGCTGTGGCACGGTGCCGAAGAGCGCATCTCCCTGAGCTGGCACCTGACGCGTGTGGAGCGCGAGCGCGTGCTGCGCACCGTGGGCAGCCCGGTGAACCGCCGGGCCTTCCAAAGGCTCACCGAGGCCCTTGCCGGTGCTGCCCCGGCGATTGCCGATGCCAGCGGACCAGCCCATTGA
- the ftcD gene encoding glutamate formimidoyltransferase produces MQRRLIECVPNISEGRDRAKIDAIAAVVETVEGVRLLDVDPGKATNRTVITFVGEPEQVCEAAFRLVKKAQELIDMRLHKGEHPRFGATDVCPLVPISGVSMAECAAFAKQLGQRVGSELGIPVYLYEFAASEEKRRNLANNRSGEYEGLPKKLKDAAWRPDFGPVEFNESVARSGAIAIGARNFLVAYNVNLNTTSTRRANAIAFDIREAGRVLREGDPLTGKPILDENGEPKKIPGKLKAVKGIGWYIDEYGIAQLSLNLTDITVTPVHVAFDEACKSAAERGIRVTGSELVGLIPKQALLDAADFYLRRQERSLGIPEREKMRIAVKSLGLDDLAPFDPQKKVIEYMLEDAGSERLVRMDLKRFSEETAAESPAPGGGSVAAYVGALGVSLGTMVANLSAHKRGWDHRWEEFSQWAQRGERLRTELLRLVDEDTRAYDRIIACFGMPKGTDAERAARKAAITEATKGAINTPLRTIEVCVESMALMKAMAEHGLPASVSDAGVGALCARTGAIGGYLNVRINCAGLDDEAFKADVLARAEALKAQAEALEAEVMTMTLAKV; encoded by the coding sequence ATGCAACGACGTCTCATCGAATGCGTGCCGAACATCAGCGAGGGCCGCGACCGTGCCAAGATCGACGCCATCGCAGCCGTTGTGGAGACCGTGGAGGGCGTGCGGCTGCTCGATGTGGACCCCGGCAAGGCCACCAACCGCACGGTGATCACCTTCGTGGGGGAGCCCGAGCAGGTGTGCGAAGCGGCCTTCCGGCTCGTGAAGAAGGCGCAGGAGCTGATCGACATGCGGCTGCACAAGGGCGAGCATCCGCGCTTCGGAGCCACCGATGTCTGCCCGCTGGTGCCCATCAGCGGGGTGAGCATGGCCGAGTGCGCGGCCTTCGCCAAGCAGCTCGGGCAGCGCGTGGGCAGTGAACTGGGCATCCCGGTCTACCTCTACGAGTTCGCGGCCAGCGAGGAGAAGCGCCGCAACCTGGCCAACAACCGCAGCGGCGAGTACGAGGGCCTGCCGAAGAAGCTGAAGGATGCCGCCTGGAGGCCGGACTTCGGCCCGGTGGAGTTCAACGAAAGCGTGGCCCGCAGCGGCGCCATCGCCATCGGGGCGCGGAATTTCCTCGTGGCCTACAACGTGAACCTGAATACCACGAGCACCCGCCGGGCCAACGCCATCGCCTTCGATATCCGCGAAGCAGGGCGCGTGCTGCGCGAGGGCGATCCGCTCACCGGCAAGCCCATCCTGGACGAGAACGGCGAGCCGAAGAAGATCCCTGGCAAGCTCAAGGCCGTCAAGGGCATAGGCTGGTACATCGACGAGTACGGCATCGCGCAGCTATCGCTGAACCTCACGGACATCACGGTGACGCCGGTCCATGTGGCTTTCGATGAGGCCTGCAAGAGCGCAGCCGAGCGCGGCATCCGTGTCACGGGCAGCGAACTGGTGGGCCTGATCCCGAAACAGGCGCTGCTGGATGCCGCGGACTTCTACCTGAGGCGTCAGGAGCGCAGCCTTGGCATCCCCGAGCGCGAGAAGATGAGGATCGCGGTGAAGAGCCTAGGGCTTGACGACCTCGCCCCCTTCGACCCGCAGAAGAAGGTGATCGAATACATGCTCGAGGATGCGGGGAGCGAGCGCTTGGTGCGCATGGACCTGAAGCGCTTCAGCGAAGAGACCGCCGCCGAGAGCCCCGCCCCTGGGGGCGGCTCCGTAGCCGCATACGTGGGTGCGCTGGGGGTATCGCTCGGCACCATGGTGGCCAACCTCAGCGCCCACAAGCGGGGCTGGGACCACCGTTGGGAGGAGTTCAGCCAATGGGCGCAGCGGGGCGAGCGGCTCCGCACGGAACTGCTCCGCTTGGTGGACGAGGATACCCGGGCCTACGACCGCATCATCGCCTGCTTCGGCATGCCCAAGGGCACCGATGCGGAGAGAGCCGCCCGCAAGGCGGCCATCACCGAGGCGACCAAAGGAGCCATCAACACCCCGCTCCGCACCATCGAGGTATGCGTGGAGAGCATGGCCCTGATGAAGGCCATGGCCGAGCATGGCCTGCCTGCCAGCGTGAGCGACGCCGGTGTCGGGGCCCTCTGTGCACGCACCGGAGCCATCGGCGGCTACCTCAATGTGCGCATCAACTGCGCCGGGCTTGACGACGAGGCCTTCAAGGCAGACGTCCTCGCGCGGGCCGAAGCGCTGAAGGCCCAGGCCGAAGCGCTGGAGGCCGAAGTGATGACCATGACCCTGGCGAAGGTCTGA
- the hutI gene encoding imidazolonepropionase — protein MLIKNAKALLGTYPSGARRMAGADMARLPRIDEGWLLAEDGRITGLGTMDDFQGVTDWRDLMVIDAGGRFVLPGWCDPHTHVIFAAPREEEFVHKIKGLTYQEIAARGGGILNSARKLRAMDEEDLFARARTRLEEMMRTGTVAVEIKSGYGLTVESELKMLRVARRLKEALPLQVRTTLLAAHALPPEFKDDRAGYIDLICSELIPQVAAEGLADHVDAFCETDYFTPTEMDRLLEAGVRHGLPGKVHVNQFTSIGGIQAAIAHSALSVDHLEVMEPGDIDALAALPAAAVPMPTLLPSCSFFLRIPYAPARALIDRGLPIALASDHNPGSTPSGNLNLVLSLACIHLRMLPEEAVAALTLNAAAAMRLEHELGGLTIGKRASLIITREVPSLAYLPYAFGADHIDTVIIDGEPVRSGAALR, from the coding sequence CTGCTCATCAAGAACGCAAAGGCCCTGCTGGGCACCTATCCGAGCGGAGCTCGGCGGATGGCCGGTGCCGACATGGCGCGGCTGCCCCGGATCGATGAGGGCTGGCTGCTGGCCGAGGACGGCCGCATCACGGGGCTGGGGACAATGGATGATTTCCAGGGCGTGACGGACTGGCGCGACCTCATGGTGATCGATGCCGGCGGGCGCTTCGTGCTGCCCGGCTGGTGCGACCCGCACACGCATGTCATCTTCGCCGCGCCGCGGGAAGAGGAATTCGTCCACAAGATCAAAGGGCTCACCTACCAGGAGATCGCCGCGCGGGGGGGCGGCATCCTCAACAGCGCGCGCAAGCTGCGGGCCATGGACGAGGAGGACCTCTTCGCCCGGGCCAGGACCCGGCTGGAAGAGATGATGCGCACCGGCACCGTGGCCGTGGAGATCAAGAGCGGCTACGGGCTCACCGTGGAAAGTGAGCTCAAGATGCTGCGGGTGGCGCGCCGGCTGAAGGAAGCACTGCCCCTCCAAGTGCGCACCACCCTGCTCGCGGCGCATGCTCTGCCACCGGAATTCAAGGATGACCGTGCCGGATACATCGACCTCATCTGCAGTGAGTTGATACCTCAGGTGGCGGCGGAAGGGCTGGCGGATCATGTGGATGCATTCTGCGAGACCGACTACTTCACCCCAACGGAGATGGATCGCCTGCTGGAAGCCGGCGTGCGGCATGGGCTTCCCGGCAAGGTGCATGTGAACCAGTTCACCAGCATCGGCGGCATCCAGGCAGCAATCGCGCACAGCGCCCTGAGCGTGGACCATTTGGAGGTGATGGAGCCCGGCGATATCGACGCTTTGGCCGCTTTGCCTGCCGCTGCGGTGCCCATGCCCACCCTGCTCCCCAGCTGTTCCTTCTTCCTGCGCATCCCATACGCCCCCGCGCGTGCGCTCATCGACCGCGGCCTGCCCATCGCCCTGGCTTCCGACCACAATCCAGGGAGCACGCCGAGCGGGAACCTCAACCTGGTGCTCTCGCTGGCGTGCATCCACCTGCGCATGCTGCCGGAGGAGGCGGTTGCTGCGCTCACGCTCAACGCGGCCGCAGCCATGAGGCTGGAGCACGAATTGGGCGGGCTCACCATCGGCAAGCGCGCCAGCCTCATCATCACGCGCGAAGTCCCCTCACTGGCCTACCTGCCCTATGCATTCGGGGCCGACCATATCGACACCGTCATCATCGATGGAGAACCAGTCCGCTCCGGAGCAGCACTCCGTTGA
- a CDS encoding CPBP family intramembrane metalloprotease, which produces MENQSAPEQHSVEFHPTEPGRPPALEFSMGVSLFAMALIAFFIVQSVALVTGVARRSPEFASEPFSMGWLQDPVFQQRITELAFNGDLVGAESAWSGGICAAFILITCGLWKRGRVRAFLGLGLPRAAAFLRWFGLFAALMLGVEALAQFTPAFQTDFMQRVVGSTTNWPLLIAGVVVLGPLFEELLLRGLLYGTLRHIADEHVSVAVTAGVFALMHLQYSLPIMLLILPMGVVLGYARSRSGSIWVPVLLHMVNNGLTVIWP; this is translated from the coding sequence ATGGAGAACCAGTCCGCTCCGGAGCAGCACTCCGTTGAATTCCATCCGACCGAGCCCGGGCGTCCGCCGGCGCTGGAATTCTCCATGGGTGTTTCGCTGTTCGCCATGGCCCTGATCGCCTTCTTCATCGTCCAATCGGTGGCCCTCGTGACCGGCGTGGCAAGGCGCAGCCCCGAGTTCGCCTCGGAGCCGTTCAGCATGGGATGGCTGCAGGACCCGGTCTTCCAGCAGCGCATCACCGAGCTCGCCTTCAACGGCGACCTGGTCGGTGCGGAGTCAGCTTGGAGCGGCGGCATCTGCGCGGCGTTCATCCTCATCACCTGCGGCCTCTGGAAGCGGGGTCGGGTCCGTGCATTCCTGGGCCTAGGGCTGCCGCGAGCCGCAGCGTTCCTGCGCTGGTTCGGGCTCTTCGCCGCGCTGATGCTCGGCGTGGAGGCGCTGGCCCAGTTCACCCCGGCCTTCCAGACCGACTTCATGCAGCGCGTGGTGGGCAGCACCACGAACTGGCCGCTCCTCATCGCGGGGGTGGTGGTGCTGGGCCCCCTCTTCGAGGAGCTCCTCCTCCGCGGGCTCCTCTATGGCACCCTCCGCCATATCGCCGACGAGCATGTGAGCGTAGCCGTGACCGCAGGCGTCTTCGCCCTCATGCATCTGCAGTACAGCCTGCCCATCATGCTGCTCATCCTGCCCATGGGCGTGGTGCTCGGCTACGCGCGATCGCGGAGCGGATCCATCTGGGTGCCCGTGCTCCTGCACATGGTGAACAACGGCCTCACGGTGATCTGGCCGTAG
- a CDS encoding ribonuclease Z has protein sequence MGHRRFELITLGTGAALPARGRHPSAQLLIVHEEPYLIDCGEGTQERLRSIGANFMRIGHVFISHLHGDHYLGLMGLISSMHLMGRTARLHVHGPAELRGIIDVQLRASQTYLRYPLEFHAIEPLSGAVAWQDARVKVSLLALRHRIPCTGFVFEETPALRSLRPEALRSVPTFMRARVKAGEDLQLPDGTVLPNSALTHAPPPPRRYAYCSDTAFAPELLPFIHGVDLLYHEATFTSQMARRARETMHSTAAEAARMALDAGAGRLLLGHFSSRYKSAAELLAEALPIFPNTELSEEGRGYPVIERSAV, from the coding sequence ATGGGCCATCGACGGTTCGAATTGATCACGCTTGGCACCGGTGCTGCACTGCCGGCGCGCGGCAGGCATCCGTCGGCTCAGCTGCTCATCGTGCATGAAGAGCCCTACCTCATCGATTGCGGCGAGGGCACCCAGGAGCGCCTGCGGTCCATCGGCGCCAATTTCATGCGCATCGGCCATGTCTTCATCAGCCACCTGCACGGCGATCATTACCTGGGCCTCATGGGGCTCATCAGCTCCATGCACCTGATGGGGCGAACCGCGCGATTGCACGTGCACGGCCCAGCGGAGCTCCGCGGCATCATCGATGTCCAGCTGCGGGCATCGCAGACCTACCTGCGCTACCCCTTGGAGTTCCATGCCATTGAACCCCTTTCGGGCGCCGTGGCCTGGCAAGATGCCCGCGTGAAGGTGTCGCTGCTGGCTTTGCGGCATCGGATTCCCTGCACGGGCTTCGTCTTCGAGGAGACGCCCGCGCTCCGCTCCCTGCGGCCGGAAGCCCTCCGGTCTGTTCCGACCTTCATGCGTGCGCGCGTGAAGGCCGGCGAGGACCTGCAGCTGCCGGATGGCACCGTGCTGCCGAATTCAGCGCTGACCCATGCCCCGCCGCCGCCGAGGCGCTATGCCTATTGCTCCGATACCGCCTTCGCCCCGGAGCTCTTGCCCTTCATCCACGGCGTTGACCTGCTCTACCACGAGGCCACGTTCACCAGCCAGATGGCCAGGCGCGCGCGGGAGACCATGCACTCCACGGCCGCAGAGGCTGCGCGCATGGCCCTCGATGCCGGAGCCGGGCGCCTGCTGCTCGGCCATTTCAGCTCGCGCTACAAGAGCGCCGCTGAGCTCCTGGCCGAGGCCCTGCCCATATTCCCCAACACCGAGCTGAGCGAGGAGGGGCGGGGCTATCCGGTGATCGAACGATCGGCCGTGTAG